The following are encoded together in the Bacillus cereus group sp. RP43 genome:
- a CDS encoding MBL fold metallo-hydrolase: protein MEIAKGVEMLHLEFQEYIIHPILLWDNEMAVLIDTGFPGQIEDIRVEMDKVGVSFDKLKAVILTHQDIDHIGSLPELLHNCGSNIRVYAHELDKPYIEGELPLLKDAQVQNPPKGKVDDTLVDGQELPYCGGILVIHTPGHTPGHISLYLRQSKTLIAGDSMYSVNGILGGIHAPTTLDVKEAQNSLKKYLNLKIDSVVCYHGGLSKGNINAQIQKL, encoded by the coding sequence ATGGAGATTGCTAAGGGAGTAGAGATGTTACATCTTGAATTCCAAGAGTATATTATTCACCCAATTCTTTTATGGGATAATGAAATGGCAGTTTTAATAGATACTGGATTTCCTGGACAAATTGAAGATATACGAGTAGAAATGGATAAGGTTGGAGTATCGTTTGATAAACTAAAAGCCGTGATTTTGACGCATCAAGATATAGATCATATAGGTAGTCTTCCTGAACTATTACATAACTGTGGAAGTAATATAAGAGTCTATGCTCATGAGCTAGATAAGCCATATATCGAGGGGGAGTTACCTTTATTGAAGGATGCACAAGTACAGAATCCTCCGAAAGGAAAAGTGGATGATACTTTGGTTGACGGCCAAGAACTTCCATATTGCGGTGGTATTCTTGTTATTCATACCCCAGGGCACACTCCTGGTCATATTAGTTTATATTTGAGACAAAGTAAAACTCTTATCGCTGGGGATTCAATGTATAGCGTAAACGGAATTTTAGGGGGAATTCATGCCCCAACCACTTTGGACGTAAAGGAAGCGCAAAATTCTTTGAAGAAGTATTTAAATCTAAAAATTGATTCGGTAGTTTGTTACCATGGCGGATTAAGTAAGGGGAATATAAATGCACAAATTCAAAAGCTGTAG